A portion of the Paracoccaceae bacterium Fryx2 genome contains these proteins:
- a CDS encoding CHRD domain-containing protein: MSPGAQPIGGAAEVPPVESAATGTVEVTLDTEAKTVAWVVTTEGLTGDATASHIHGPAAATESAGPVIDTMATMEGSAPITDGQITDLTGGMYYYNVHTEKFPDGEIRGQLMTTK; encoded by the coding sequence TTGTCACCGGGCGCTCAGCCCATAGGTGGTGCGGCGGAAGTGCCGCCTGTCGAAAGCGCTGCAACGGGCACGGTCGAAGTGACGCTCGACACGGAAGCCAAGACGGTGGCTTGGGTCGTCACGACCGAAGGCTTGACCGGTGATGCGACCGCCTCGCACATTCACGGCCCCGCGGCGGCGACGGAATCCGCTGGTCCGGTCATCGACACCATGGCCACGATGGAAGGCAGCGCACCGATCACGGACGGACAGATCACAGATCTGACCGGCGGCATGTATTACTACAATGTCCACACCGAGAAGTTCCCTGACGGTGAAATCCGCGGTCAGTTGATGACCACCAAGTAA
- the istA gene encoding IS21 family transposase: MPTGRLNMRRIRDVLRLKLGQGLSERSIAASLGLSKGSVGSYTQRARHAGLTWPLPEGIDDDSLELLLFPAPPTVPDAERLVPDWAEIDRELRRPGVTRMLLWEEYRAAHPGGFAYTWFCTHYEAWKGRVRPTMRQTHVGGEKVFVDFAGDTIDVIDPTTGEARAMKLFVAAMGASNHTYAEAVASEGLEDWILAHIRMFAFLGGVPKAVVPDNLKSAVIKADRFDPGLNRTYAEMAAHYGTAVLPARPRKPRDKAKVEVAVQVAQRWILARLRNHRFFSLAELNVAIRRLLDELNMRVMRGYGASRADLFATLDRPNLQPLPPEPYVFARWKRARVAPDYHVEVDSSWYSVPFALIKQEVDVRTSGQTVEIFHRGQRVASHVRTPGRRSHVTVADHMPSAHRRFAEWTPARMLAQATKTGPAVAAFCEMVMADRPHPEQGFRTCLGVLALVKTYGPERVDAACQRGVTIRARTVTSIRSILKTGLDRAFLEGSEEVAPLQHANIRGGSYYH, translated from the coding sequence ATGCCGACAGGACGATTGAACATGCGCCGGATACGAGATGTTTTGCGATTGAAGCTTGGGCAAGGCCTGAGCGAGCGGTCCATTGCCGCTTCCCTCGGTCTGAGCAAGGGGAGCGTCGGAAGCTACACCCAACGGGCGCGTCATGCCGGGCTCACGTGGCCCTTGCCGGAGGGGATCGATGACGACAGCCTTGAACTTCTTTTGTTTCCAGCCCCGCCCACGGTGCCGGACGCGGAGCGGCTTGTGCCCGACTGGGCGGAGATTGACCGCGAGTTGCGCCGCCCTGGGGTGACGCGGATGCTGCTCTGGGAAGAATACCGTGCCGCGCACCCCGGGGGTTTTGCCTATACTTGGTTTTGCACGCATTACGAGGCTTGGAAGGGTCGGGTGCGCCCGACGATGCGCCAGACACATGTGGGCGGCGAGAAGGTGTTCGTCGACTTTGCCGGCGACACCATCGACGTGATCGACCCCACGACCGGCGAAGCGCGGGCCATGAAGCTGTTCGTGGCGGCAATGGGGGCATCGAATCACACCTATGCCGAGGCGGTGGCATCGGAGGGGTTGGAAGATTGGATCCTCGCGCATATCCGGATGTTCGCCTTTCTGGGCGGCGTGCCAAAGGCGGTGGTTCCGGACAATCTGAAGTCCGCCGTGATCAAGGCAGACCGGTTTGATCCGGGGCTGAACCGGACCTATGCCGAGATGGCGGCGCATTATGGCACCGCCGTTCTGCCCGCCCGGCCGCGCAAACCCCGGGACAAGGCGAAGGTGGAAGTGGCTGTCCAAGTGGCACAACGCTGGATTCTGGCGCGGCTGCGGAACCACCGGTTCTTCTCATTGGCCGAGTTGAACGTGGCGATCCGGCGGCTGCTGGACGAGTTGAACATGCGCGTGATGCGCGGCTATGGCGCCAGCCGCGCCGATCTGTTTGCCACTTTGGATCGGCCCAATCTTCAGCCCCTACCGCCCGAACCTTATGTCTTCGCCCGCTGGAAGCGCGCCCGCGTGGCACCCGACTATCACGTTGAGGTCGACAGCTCATGGTATTCCGTGCCCTTCGCGCTGATCAAACAAGAGGTCGATGTTCGCACAAGCGGCCAGACGGTCGAGATATTCCATCGTGGTCAGAGGGTTGCGAGCCACGTGCGCACCCCGGGGCGGCGCAGCCATGTCACCGTGGCCGACCATATGCCATCGGCCCATCGTCGCTTTGCCGAATGGACCCCGGCCAGAATGCTGGCGCAGGCAACCAAGACCGGCCCCGCCGTCGCCGCCTTTTGCGAGATGGTGATGGCTGACCGCCCCCATCCTGAACAGGGGTTCCGCACCTGCCTGGGTGTGCTGGCCTTGGTCAAAACCTATGGGCCGGAGCGCGTTGATGCGGCCTGCCAGCGGGGTGTGACCATCCGGGCCCGCACCGTCACCTCCATTCGTTCGATCCTCAAGACCGGCCTCGATCGCGCCTTCCTGGAAGGCTCCGAAGAGGTCGCCCCCCTCCAGCACGCCAACATTCGTGGCGGCAGCTATTACCATTGA
- the istB gene encoding IS21-like element helper ATPase IstB encodes MLTHPTHDRLLALGLTGIASALEEQRRSTAFDALSFEERLGLLVDREAAERDTKKLASRLKFAALRQDASVEDLDLRSPRGLDRSVMAHLADGGWIARHENLLITGPTGLGKSWIACALGHKACRDGRPVLYQRAPRMFEALALARGDGRHERILKTIARMDVLIIDDWGLAVLTAPERRDLLEILEDRHGRASTIVTSQLPVDQWHEAIGDPTLADAILDRLVHNAHRLTLSGESLRRRSAVTKKLDQIVQA; translated from the coding sequence ATGCTGACCCATCCCACCCACGACCGACTGTTGGCGCTCGGCCTGACCGGCATTGCATCGGCGCTCGAAGAACAACGCAGGTCAACCGCCTTCGACGCCCTCTCGTTCGAAGAGCGTCTCGGCCTGCTGGTCGACCGCGAGGCTGCAGAGCGCGACACCAAGAAACTGGCCTCCCGGCTCAAGTTTGCGGCTCTGCGCCAAGATGCCAGCGTCGAGGATCTGGACCTGCGCAGCCCACGTGGTCTTGACCGCAGTGTCATGGCGCATCTTGCCGATGGCGGCTGGATCGCCCGGCACGAGAACCTGCTGATAACCGGGCCGACCGGTTTGGGCAAAAGCTGGATCGCCTGCGCCCTTGGCCACAAGGCGTGCCGGGATGGGCGGCCCGTCCTCTATCAACGTGCGCCGCGCATGTTCGAGGCCCTTGCTCTGGCCCGTGGCGATGGCCGCCATGAACGCATCCTCAAAACCATCGCCCGCATGGATGTGCTGATCATTGACGATTGGGGCCTCGCCGTCCTCACCGCCCCGGAGCGCCGTGACCTGCTGGAAATCCTCGAAGACCGCCACGGCCGCGCTTCCACCATCGTCACAAGCCAACTCCCCGTTGACCAGTGGCACGAAGCCATCGGCGACCCAACGCTCGCAGATGCCATCCTCGACCGCCTCGTTCACAACGCACACCGCCTCACCCTCTCAGGTGAAAGCCTGCGCAGGCGCTCCGCCGTCACAAAAAAGCTTGACCAAATCGTTCAAGCCTGA
- a CDS encoding Ku protein: MATQVYWKGYLKLSLVTCAVTMTPATTDGEKLKFHTLNRETGHRVVSRYVDSVTGNVVKKDDEARGFARGEGDYVLLEDEDLDSVALDSTRTIDIQTFVDRDRIGWIWRDKAHFLLPGDSVGAEAFAVIREAMAATKTVGISRLVLAQRERAVMLEPRGAGIVVWSLR; this comes from the coding sequence ATGGCCACACAGGTATACTGGAAGGGTTATCTCAAACTGTCGCTCGTCACCTGTGCGGTGACAATGACGCCTGCGACGACAGACGGCGAGAAGCTGAAATTTCACACACTGAACCGCGAGACCGGACACCGCGTGGTCAGCCGCTATGTAGATTCGGTAACGGGAAACGTAGTCAAGAAAGATGATGAGGCGCGTGGCTTTGCCCGGGGCGAGGGTGACTATGTCCTGCTCGAGGATGAGGACCTGGACTCGGTCGCACTGGACAGTACACGCACTATAGATATCCAAACATTCGTTGACCGTGATCGCATCGGTTGGATCTGGCGCGACAAGGCGCATTTCTTGCTGCCCGGCGATAGCGTTGGGGCAGAGGCGTTTGCAGTAATTCGCGAGGCGATGGCGGCCACCAAAACTGTCGGCATTTCGCGGCTCGTGCTGGCGCAGCGCGAGCGCGCGGTCATGCTGGAGCCGCGTGGTGCAGGAATCGTCGTGTGGTCTTTGCGCTAA
- a CDS encoding flavodoxin family protein, whose product MVKSPASAKDLTPRKGMPGTQLSKHDFKRRYGEQFTDPAFDALQAEIDKIADIAWDAYHGSRKAPITEKAGVGFKNPDYDLSVDWNAARNAIDAAQVQHDAKDGTPRILLINGSSRSEHTCPGEMSKSFRLIELAKTVIEKEFSLAVDILDLSRLASEYGRKIHPCKACFSTAAPLCHWPCSCYPNHALGQTQDWMNDIYPLWVAAHGVMIVTPVNWYQVTSPVKLMMDRLVCADGGNPDPTLTDGKDAELAKAIELAGWDYPRHLAGRAFSVVVHGDVAGVENVRRSLSDWLKFMKLVPAGASAEIDRYIGYWEPYATSHAALDLDTHVQEEVRNAARILAQAVVAMRSGTMIEAGADLTDPRQK is encoded by the coding sequence ATGGTCAAATCTCCTGCCTCAGCCAAGGATCTTACGCCCCGCAAAGGCATGCCAGGCACACAGCTTTCGAAGCATGATTTCAAGCGGCGTTATGGCGAACAGTTCACCGACCCTGCGTTTGATGCCCTTCAGGCCGAGATCGACAAGATCGCCGATATTGCCTGGGACGCCTACCATGGGTCGCGCAAGGCCCCGATCACCGAAAAGGCCGGGGTCGGGTTCAAAAACCCCGACTACGATCTCTCTGTCGATTGGAACGCTGCACGAAACGCCATTGATGCTGCACAGGTTCAGCATGACGCCAAGGACGGAACGCCACGCATCCTGCTGATCAACGGCTCGTCCCGTAGTGAACACACTTGTCCCGGCGAGATGTCGAAAAGCTTCCGCCTGATCGAGCTGGCAAAAACCGTGATCGAAAAGGAGTTCTCACTGGCGGTCGATATCCTCGATCTTTCGCGCCTTGCCTCGGAATACGGCCGCAAGATCCACCCCTGCAAAGCCTGCTTTTCGACCGCAGCGCCTTTGTGCCACTGGCCCTGTTCATGTTACCCCAACCACGCGCTTGGCCAGACGCAGGACTGGATGAACGACATCTATCCGCTTTGGGTGGCAGCACACGGTGTGATGATCGTAACGCCGGTGAACTGGTATCAGGTCACTTCACCGGTCAAGCTAATGATGGACCGGCTGGTCTGCGCCGACGGTGGCAACCCGGACCCGACCCTGACCGATGGCAAGGACGCAGAGTTGGCGAAGGCGATCGAACTTGCGGGCTGGGATTATCCGCGCCATCTGGCGGGCCGCGCCTTTTCGGTCGTTGTCCACGGCGATGTGGCGGGCGTGGAAAACGTGCGGCGGTCGCTGTCGGATTGGCTGAAATTCATGAAGCTGGTGCCTGCCGGGGCCAGCGCCGAGATCGACCGTTACATCGGCTATTGGGAACCCTACGCGACCAGCCACGCGGCGCTCGACCTTGATACCCATGTTCAGGAGGAAGTGCGCAATGCCGCCCGCATTCTGGCGCAGGCCGTCGTAGCCATGCGGAGCGGGACCATGATCGAAGCAGGTGCGGACCTGACCGACCCGCGACAGAAATAG
- a CDS encoding PRC-barrel domain-containing protein — MDHSNHVALDAAELNEANLIDAVVYGAHDAKIGTVSHVHGMGAATSVIVDVGGFLGIGAKPVSMTTSDLHFMRDEDGSVHATTTWTKDQVKALPEHHH, encoded by the coding sequence ATGGACCATTCAAACCACGTAGCGCTCGACGCAGCTGAACTGAACGAAGCCAACCTGATTGATGCCGTTGTTTACGGCGCACACGACGCAAAGATCGGCACCGTTTCGCATGTCCACGGGATGGGTGCTGCGACGTCCGTAATCGTTGATGTTGGTGGCTTTCTTGGCATAGGTGCCAAGCCCGTGTCGATGACCACGAGCGACTTGCACTTTATGCGCGATGAAGACGGCAGCGTGCATGCAACAACGACTTGGACCAAGGATCAGGTCAAGGCGCTGCCAGAGCACCATCACTGA
- a CDS encoding sorbosone dehydrogenase family protein — protein MKKILLVIPALAVLIPAVVFVASREQATTAVTAGYGPKPELPAPDPRLIPTVNIAPAIGWPLDAIPVATEGLRVNEYAGGFDHPRWLYVLPNGDVLVAESNAPPKPDASFSLKGWVMGLVMSRAGAGVPSANQITLVRDADGDGVAEVRETFLKRLNSPFGMTLVGNTLYVANTDAIVAFPYQTGEISITAEGELIAHLPAGPINHHWTKDVIASADGTKLYATVGSNSNVAENGIEVEENRATVLEIDLATRQTRVFASGLRNPNGLAWQPDSGALWVAVNERDEIGSDLVPDYMTSVQDGGFYGWPYSYYGQHVDVRATPPRPDLVQSALVPNYALGAHTGSLGLTFNTGSLFPESYHNGAFVGQHGSWNREPPSGYKVIFVPFTDGEPSGDPQDILTGFVNTEGKAMGRPVGVVIDATGALLVADDVGNKVWRVVPNGSAVLGANP, from the coding sequence ATGAAGAAAATCTTGCTGGTCATCCCCGCGCTTGCCGTTTTGATCCCAGCCGTTGTGTTCGTTGCGTCCCGCGAACAGGCAACGACTGCCGTCACGGCAGGTTACGGCCCGAAGCCAGAGCTGCCAGCGCCCGATCCCCGCCTGATCCCGACGGTGAACATCGCACCGGCGATCGGTTGGCCATTGGATGCGATCCCGGTGGCCACAGAGGGCCTGCGCGTAAACGAATATGCCGGTGGATTTGACCATCCACGCTGGCTTTACGTTTTGCCTAACGGCGACGTCTTGGTAGCCGAAAGCAACGCGCCACCGAAGCCAGATGCATCCTTCAGCCTCAAAGGCTGGGTGATGGGGCTGGTCATGTCGCGCGCGGGCGCCGGGGTGCCCAGTGCGAACCAGATCACGCTTGTCCGCGACGCTGACGGCGATGGCGTGGCCGAGGTGCGGGAAACCTTTCTTAAACGGCTCAATTCTCCGTTTGGCATGACCTTGGTCGGCAACACGCTGTATGTCGCGAATACGGATGCGATCGTGGCGTTTCCGTACCAGACTGGTGAAATCTCCATCACCGCCGAAGGCGAATTGATCGCCCACCTGCCAGCAGGGCCAATCAACCACCATTGGACCAAGGATGTGATCGCCAGCGCCGATGGAACCAAACTTTATGCAACGGTCGGATCGAACAGCAACGTCGCCGAAAACGGGATTGAGGTCGAAGAAAATCGTGCCACGGTGTTGGAAATCGACCTCGCCACACGGCAGACGCGGGTGTTCGCGTCCGGCCTGCGCAATCCCAACGGGTTGGCCTGGCAGCCCGACAGTGGTGCCTTGTGGGTTGCGGTTAATGAACGCGACGAGATCGGCAGTGATTTGGTGCCCGACTACATGACCTCGGTGCAGGACGGCGGGTTTTACGGTTGGCCCTATAGTTACTATGGTCAGCACGTAGACGTGCGCGCTACGCCCCCGCGTCCCGATCTGGTGCAAAGTGCGCTCGTCCCGAACTACGCCCTCGGTGCGCATACCGGCTCGCTGGGCCTCACCTTCAACACGGGTTCCTTGTTTCCGGAAAGCTATCATAACGGTGCGTTTGTCGGACAGCATGGGTCGTGGAACCGAGAGCCGCCGTCGGGTTACAAAGTGATCTTTGTCCCTTTTACCGACGGCGAGCCGTCAGGTGATCCGCAAGATATCCTGACCGGGTTTGTGAACACCGAAGGCAAAGCGATGGGAAGGCCGGTGGGCGTCGTCATCGACGCAACGGGTGCCCTGCTGGTTGCCGACGATGTTGGCAATAAGGTGTGGCGGGTGGTGCCGAATGGTTCCGCGGTTCTGGGCGCAAATCCGTGA